TCGTCAAGCGCCAGCCAGCAGCCCCGCATCGCGTTCATTTCAAAATTCATCGCCAGCAGGTTCGGCAGCAGCGCGGCATCCTGACCGGTTAACTCCGCCACCTGACAATGTAAAACGACGGCGCTGCTCTCCGGCGGCAGTTCAATCACCGCAGCCTCCTGCTGCTGGGCATCCGTCAGCAGACAGACTCCCTGCTCAAGGCGTAACGTAATTTTCTGCTGCCGTCCCCAGGCGTCGATCCACTGTTGAAGCTGTTGCTGCATAGTCATCTCCTTATCCTCCCTTCACCATAAATCCGGCTTCAGCGGCGT
This region of Cedecea lapagei genomic DNA includes:
- a CDS encoding type III secretion system chaperone, which produces MQQQLQQWIDAWGRQQKITLRLEQGVCLLTDAQQQEAAVIELPPESSAVVLHCQVAELTGQDAALLPNLLAMNFEMNAMRGCWLALDDRNAVRLCTQCEISSLDAERFALWLSAFINQSGEVRAFIAELPAMLETR